In Bradyrhizobium guangxiense, the following are encoded in one genomic region:
- a CDS encoding flavin-containing monooxygenase → MPIERVKTLVVGGGQAGLAMSHMLTKLDCPHLVLERSRIAKRWRTERWDGPRFQFPNWSVQLPDFPFAHTDPDGFATSSEIVEFISAYADFIAAPIRCGVSVDALHRKQSGTGFVAETSGGPIEADNVVVATGPYQRPLIPSLLQEEADVFQLHASQYRSPDQLPSGAVLVVGSGASGAQITEELSALLGLMSDIGH, encoded by the coding sequence ATGCCGATCGAACGTGTGAAGACACTTGTCGTGGGCGGTGGCCAAGCCGGGCTGGCCATGAGCCACATGCTGACGAAACTCGACTGCCCTCATCTCGTGCTTGAGCGCAGCCGGATCGCCAAGCGCTGGCGAACCGAACGGTGGGACGGCCCGCGTTTTCAATTTCCGAACTGGTCCGTGCAATTGCCGGACTTTCCGTTCGCTCACACAGATCCCGACGGTTTCGCAACCAGTAGCGAGATTGTTGAGTTCATCTCAGCGTATGCTGACTTTATCGCAGCCCCAATTCGCTGCGGGGTGTCCGTTGATGCGCTCCATAGAAAGCAAAGCGGGACCGGCTTCGTTGCCGAGACGTCGGGCGGCCCGATTGAAGCTGATAATGTTGTTGTGGCCACCGGCCCCTATCAGCGACCTCTTATCCCATCTTTGTTGCAGGAAGAGGCTGACGTTTTTCAGCTGCATGCTAGCCAATACAGAAGCCCCGACCAACTTCCGTCGGGCGCGGTGCTGGTGGTTGGCTCGGGCGCTTCAGGTGCACAGATTACCGAAGAGCTTTCGGCGCTTCTTGGGCTTATGTCCGACATCGGTCACTAG